Proteins found in one Maridesulfovibrio sp. genomic segment:
- the flgM gene encoding flagellar biosynthesis anti-sigma factor FlgM produces MKINQYNQTPLKAYSDNRVNNAADKTQSQQQSSAPSRDVVNVSTQAKLLGTARQTATESPDTREQKVRELREQVRSGTYKPDIRKTAMNLVRDEVDFLS; encoded by the coding sequence ATGAAGATTAATCAGTATAACCAAACCCCTCTCAAGGCCTACTCTGACAACCGGGTGAACAACGCTGCGGACAAGACACAAAGCCAGCAGCAAAGTTCGGCCCCAAGTCGTGATGTTGTTAATGTTTCGACTCAGGCAAAGCTCCTCGGTACCGCACGGCAAACCGCCACCGAGAGCCCGGATACCAGAGAACAGAAGGTAAGAGAACTCAGGGAACAGGTGCGTTCAGGAACTTACAAGCCGGATATTCGTAAGACGGCCATGAACCTTGTTCGCGATGAAGTTGATTTTTTAAGCTGA
- the flgK gene encoding flagellar hook-associated protein FlgK, which translates to MPGVNSLLNLGTGALFASQSAISVTGDNISNVNTKGYSRRNVRLEENMSINYNPGQIGTGVRAAEIYRNFDQFVENSYNDKATMRERWDNLYNSLSSVESLFNESQGYGLNSSLTKFFNDWQDLSQRPNDAASRQQLLSDTTSLVNSLHSMQNDLTRYQQQVDDYIKQDVAKANDIMVRISEINQRINVNQVDGQNNPNALYDERATLIRNLSEIMDTKMIDNGKGNITITTGAGQTLVDGDKHFSLSYDGPQSTNSLSPGSNFDGKAYFEGSSEFEYTVECVTAGDVSGGATAAKYRVSLDGGTTWLKDSDGNERTFAASTDTGAIQVDDLKIWFGTPTDSTATPSNGIAKGDKFTIVPKSALYWVENTSNKENITPQINFAGQDNTRRLTGGSLAGNLNFRDNAVGRYKERMDALSKEIIWQTNRIHSQGAGLKAHTFMEGTYGVESDTRALGSGSSGLPFADRLESGNSMIYIYNSTTGALESSGPLDFDPTTPGVVDAFDPATHTLEDVRDAFDAQTGITAKIVNHKLQVTADDGYEFQLGTDTSGIYAALGLNTYFEGSSAASISVNGDVNGDIDFINAGHVNGAGEYNEGDNTNALKMKEMGMTNVNITTSFDGTTNQTLVEYYDGTVAVVGADTGTAKFNKNFQETLASDLNDKQQEISGVNIDEEMSNLIKYQHSYTAAAKLITTADQMLQTLLGMKN; encoded by the coding sequence ATGCCCGGTGTTAATTCTCTACTGAATCTGGGCACAGGAGCCCTGTTTGCCTCGCAGTCGGCGATCTCCGTAACCGGTGACAACATTTCAAATGTTAACACCAAAGGTTACTCCCGCCGTAATGTTCGTCTCGAAGAGAACATGAGCATTAACTACAATCCGGGCCAGATCGGCACCGGTGTACGTGCTGCTGAAATATACCGCAATTTCGACCAGTTTGTGGAGAATAGTTACAACGATAAAGCCACTATGCGCGAACGTTGGGATAATCTTTACAATTCTCTGAGCAGTGTTGAATCACTTTTTAATGAATCCCAGGGTTACGGACTCAACTCCAGCCTTACTAAATTTTTCAATGATTGGCAGGATCTCAGCCAGCGTCCGAATGACGCAGCTTCCCGCCAGCAGTTGCTCAGCGATACCACCAGTCTCGTCAATTCCCTGCATTCCATGCAGAATGACCTGACCCGCTATCAGCAGCAGGTAGATGATTACATCAAGCAGGATGTGGCCAAAGCCAATGATATTATGGTTCGTATCTCCGAGATCAACCAGCGCATCAATGTTAATCAGGTTGACGGTCAGAACAATCCGAATGCCCTCTACGACGAGCGGGCCACACTGATCCGTAATCTTTCCGAGATCATGGATACCAAGATGATCGATAACGGGAAGGGTAATATCACCATTACCACCGGAGCAGGGCAGACCCTGGTGGACGGAGATAAGCATTTCAGCCTTTCATATGACGGACCGCAGAGCACGAATAGTTTGAGTCCCGGTTCAAATTTTGACGGTAAGGCATATTTCGAAGGATCCAGTGAATTTGAATATACTGTGGAATGCGTGACCGCTGGTGATGTGAGCGGTGGTGCTACGGCTGCAAAGTACAGGGTTTCCCTTGATGGTGGAACTACATGGCTCAAGGATAGTGACGGGAATGAGAGAACATTTGCCGCCAGTACCGATACAGGAGCCATTCAGGTTGACGATTTGAAAATCTGGTTCGGTACTCCGACGGATTCTACCGCCACGCCGAGCAACGGTATTGCCAAAGGTGACAAATTTACCATCGTGCCCAAAAGCGCGCTCTACTGGGTCGAGAATACTTCCAACAAGGAGAACATCACCCCGCAGATCAACTTTGCCGGGCAGGATAATACCAGAAGACTTACCGGCGGTTCGCTGGCAGGTAATCTCAACTTCCGCGATAACGCGGTGGGCAGATACAAAGAACGTATGGATGCCCTGAGCAAGGAAATTATATGGCAGACCAACCGTATCCATTCACAGGGTGCGGGGCTCAAAGCCCATACCTTCATGGAAGGCACTTACGGTGTGGAATCCGATACCCGCGCTTTGGGAAGCGGCTCTTCCGGCCTGCCTTTTGCGGATAGGCTCGAGTCAGGCAACAGCATGATTTACATTTATAATTCAACCACCGGTGCTCTGGAATCTTCCGGTCCGCTGGATTTTGATCCGACCACTCCGGGCGTGGTTGATGCTTTTGATCCGGCCACCCATACCCTTGAGGATGTCCGGGACGCTTTTGACGCTCAGACAGGTATAACCGCTAAAATAGTAAACCATAAACTGCAGGTGACAGCTGATGACGGTTATGAGTTTCAGCTCGGTACCGATACCAGCGGGATCTACGCGGCTCTTGGGTTGAATACGTATTTTGAAGGATCAAGTGCTGCGAGTATTTCGGTGAACGGCGATGTTAACGGGGATATCGATTTTATCAACGCCGGGCATGTTAACGGTGCCGGTGAATACAACGAAGGTGATAACACCAACGCGCTTAAAATGAAGGAAATGGGAATGACCAATGTGAACATTACCACTTCTTTCGACGGAACAACCAACCAGACTCTGGTTGAGTATTACGACGGCACTGTTGCCGTTGTGGGCGCGGATACCGGAACCGCAAAGTTTAATAAGAACTTTCAGGAAACACTTGCATCCGATCTTAATGATAAGCAGCAGGAAATATCGGGTGTAAATATAGATGAAGAAATGAGTAACCTGATCAAATATCAGCACTCATACACTGCTGCGGCAAAGCTGATCACAACCGCTGACCAGATGCTTCAGACCCTGCTCGGGATGAAGAATTAA
- the flgL gene encoding flagellar hook-associated protein FlgL, with protein MRVSQQMLFNTYVSNMNRSLTDLVETNIQSQTQKKVNKPSDDPVGMARILDHRETLATVKQYRDNVDTAKGWLSLSDSTLTQVSTILTRAKELAEQGASGTLQEENREQISYEARQLFQQLVALANTEYEGKSIYAGHKVNENAFAEKLWMTSNDANVSSRNFTITGNADTTIVVQFLESGDIGGPDDIDYRYSKDGGKTFITKTLTSPDTQLDLDGVTMDFDLGTPAANIPVVANDPDNTNDTSGTWMWVRPTAQYMGDDADDINVVGLNTNFPAADVSADGSFTENVVVRIDSTTGAIDDEITYSYSSDGGVTWNEGNVKPLDAGATSAVLPLPGGTFTLVDNGGTLTNGAEFLIHPDSAAMDVQIQENEFVQINDIGKDLFGGIYKKPGDSGASVVFNGNSMLLGDGAGTTQNMFETMGNLVAFLETNNQSGVQQCLENLNESQKHVLTRAADVGGRENRLAVADQVLSSLELNEKDRISHIEDVDVGELMTKLSQQQIVYEAVLKSSSMIMKMNLLNYV; from the coding sequence ATGAGAGTATCACAGCAAATGCTTTTTAACACATATGTGTCAAACATGAATAGGTCTCTGACTGATCTGGTAGAGACCAATATTCAGTCACAGACCCAGAAGAAGGTGAATAAGCCTTCTGATGATCCTGTGGGCATGGCCCGTATTCTCGACCATCGTGAAACGCTTGCCACAGTTAAGCAGTACCGGGATAATGTGGATACCGCCAAGGGGTGGTTGTCCCTTTCGGATTCCACGCTGACTCAGGTTTCCACTATCCTGACCCGTGCCAAGGAACTGGCCGAGCAGGGTGCTTCCGGAACCCTTCAAGAAGAAAATAGAGAGCAGATCAGTTACGAAGCCCGTCAGCTCTTCCAGCAGCTGGTTGCCCTTGCTAATACTGAATATGAAGGCAAAAGTATTTACGCCGGACACAAGGTTAATGAAAACGCCTTTGCTGAAAAGCTCTGGATGACTTCAAATGATGCCAATGTATCTTCTCGAAATTTTACCATTACCGGTAATGCGGATACAACTATAGTTGTTCAATTCCTTGAATCCGGTGATATCGGCGGTCCAGACGACATTGATTATCGCTATTCCAAGGACGGCGGGAAGACTTTTATTACCAAGACTCTTACTTCTCCTGACACACAGCTTGATTTGGATGGTGTGACCATGGATTTCGACCTGGGAACTCCTGCTGCCAATATTCCTGTTGTTGCAAATGATCCCGATAATACAAATGATACCTCCGGGACATGGATGTGGGTCCGTCCCACTGCTCAGTATATGGGCGATGATGCGGACGATATCAATGTTGTCGGTTTGAATACTAATTTTCCCGCTGCTGATGTCTCAGCCGATGGTTCTTTCACCGAGAATGTAGTTGTGAGGATCGATTCCACAACCGGTGCCATCGACGATGAGATCACTTACTCCTACAGCTCGGACGGCGGTGTTACCTGGAATGAAGGTAATGTGAAACCTCTCGATGCCGGGGCAACTTCCGCTGTACTTCCTCTGCCGGGCGGAACATTCACATTGGTTGATAACGGCGGGACTCTGACAAACGGAGCGGAATTCCTGATCCATCCCGATAGCGCTGCTATGGATGTTCAGATTCAGGAAAATGAATTTGTTCAGATCAATGACATCGGTAAGGATCTTTTTGGCGGGATTTACAAGAAACCCGGTGATTCCGGAGCCAGTGTTGTTTTTAATGGCAACAGTATGCTTCTGGGAGACGGGGCCGGGACCACCCAGAACATGTTTGAAACCATGGGTAATCTTGTGGCCTTCCTGGAGACGAACAACCAAAGCGGCGTACAGCAGTGTCTGGAAAACCTGAATGAGTCTCAAAAGCATGTTCTGACCAGAGCCGCCGATGTAGGTGGCAGGGAAAACAGACTCGCCGTAGCTGATCAGGTTCTCTCCAGTCTTGAGCTGAACGAGAAGGACCGCATTTCACATATCGAAGACGTGGATGTCGGTGAACTGATGACCAAGCTCTCCCAGCAGCAGATAGTTTACGAGGCTGTCCTTAAGAGCTCTTCCATGATTATGAAGATGAATCTGCTTAACTATGTATAA
- a CDS encoding NAD(+)/NADH kinase has translation MSDSQGSVLIVTKSGGGAASELGGDIARWLSLRGVDSDIVEHPSPPARINVSAYRESTILVLVLGGDGTFISVAGNVLDWEVPVLGINHGRVGFLAEVLPDDWETALDNFFKNELDISLRTAFDYEVQRGNGIVARGVAINDLVISRGTVARIISLDIGQKGQWIKNLRADGLIIATPTGSTAYNVSAGGPLVHPELAAMCVTPVCPFLNGIRPMVLPVDTPLTVDVGETSGDVYLTEDGRVPYPLSEGYRIVISRHKKELMLARIRSNTFFEKLRSKGFLTE, from the coding sequence ATGTCAGATAGTCAAGGTTCTGTTTTAATTGTTACCAAGTCCGGCGGGGGCGCAGCATCCGAGTTGGGCGGTGATATCGCCCGCTGGCTCAGTTTGCGTGGTGTGGATTCGGATATTGTCGAGCACCCTAGCCCCCCTGCGCGTATAAATGTCTCAGCTTACCGGGAAAGTACCATCCTTGTGCTTGTGCTTGGCGGTGACGGCACCTTTATAAGTGTAGCCGGAAATGTCCTCGATTGGGAAGTGCCGGTGCTTGGCATTAATCATGGCCGTGTGGGGTTTCTGGCTGAAGTCCTCCCGGATGATTGGGAAACAGCGCTGGATAACTTTTTTAAAAATGAACTGGATATATCCCTTAGAACCGCTTTTGACTACGAAGTCCAGCGTGGAAACGGAATTGTGGCCCGGGGCGTAGCTATCAACGATCTGGTCATTTCCCGTGGAACTGTAGCAAGAATTATTTCTCTGGATATCGGCCAGAAGGGGCAGTGGATAAAAAATCTGCGGGCCGACGGCTTGATTATCGCTACTCCCACCGGTTCCACTGCGTATAACGTTTCTGCCGGAGGACCGCTGGTCCATCCCGAACTTGCCGCCATGTGTGTGACTCCGGTCTGTCCTTTTCTTAATGGAATACGACCGATGGTACTGCCGGTGGATACCCCGCTGACCGTAGATGTGGGCGAAACTTCGGGAGATGTCTACCTTACCGAAGACGGACGTGTGCCATATCCTTTGAGCGAGGGGTACCGGATTGTGATCTCACGTCACAAAAAGGAACTTATGCTGGCCCGTATCCGCAGCAATACTTTTTTTGAAAAATTGAGAAGCAAGGGCTTCCTTACGGAGTAG
- a CDS encoding rod-binding protein: protein MIDSAMNTAEAQARAESKELQGFKNKLSSLNDRLSGGKDTEKSLRDACKKFEAVFMGKIWQQMRKNVPKSGYLSNRYEQQYTAMFDKDFSEKLAEGGGIGLGDMLYDQLRSKLDKASKSTLPGTGNSTALKTLDEVGGKGSVHGTHLTALNDRKANGLPGIPLPKPGISLEDEDFTFEQRVERQTARNNAQESMANSKAQAPLSRTEAMARIEELARSIEREHNTKVYVQGATAEEIGKKLAGI from the coding sequence ATGATAGATAGCGCAATGAATACCGCCGAAGCACAGGCCCGCGCTGAAAGCAAGGAACTGCAAGGGTTCAAAAATAAGCTCAGCAGTTTGAATGATCGTCTTTCCGGCGGGAAGGATACTGAAAAGTCCCTGCGTGATGCGTGCAAAAAATTTGAAGCTGTTTTTATGGGCAAGATCTGGCAGCAGATGCGTAAAAACGTGCCCAAAAGCGGTTACCTGAGTAATCGATACGAGCAGCAGTATACGGCCATGTTCGATAAGGATTTTTCCGAAAAACTGGCTGAGGGCGGCGGTATCGGTCTGGGTGATATGCTCTATGATCAACTGCGTTCTAAGCTGGATAAAGCCAGCAAATCTACTCTGCCCGGCACAGGCAACTCCACAGCACTTAAAACTCTCGATGAAGTCGGCGGTAAGGGGTCCGTGCATGGAACCCACCTGACAGCCCTTAATGATCGTAAGGCAAATGGTCTGCCCGGAATCCCGCTTCCCAAGCCCGGGATCTCCCTTGAAGACGAGGATTTTACTTTCGAGCAACGCGTGGAGCGTCAGACAGCCCGCAATAATGCTCAGGAATCCATGGCGAATTCAAAGGCGCAGGCCCCCCTGAGCAGAACAGAGGCCATGGCGAGAATTGAAGAGTTGGCCCGCAGCATTGAGAGGGAACATAATACAAAAGTTTATGTGCAGGGTGCAACGGCTGAAGAAATTGGCAAGAAACTTGCTGGTATATAA
- the csrA gene encoding carbon storage regulator CsrA produces MLILTRRPGEALYLDDNIKITVLSVQGRQVKLGLDIPGDTTVYREEVYLKIKEQNRLALENTEQDLLAATELWQKKEKK; encoded by the coding sequence ATGCTTATTTTGACCCGGAGACCGGGGGAAGCTCTTTACCTGGATGACAACATAAAGATCACGGTATTAAGCGTGCAGGGACGGCAGGTTAAGCTGGGCCTTGATATACCGGGTGATACTACTGTCTATAGGGAAGAGGTTTACCTCAAGATTAAAGAACAGAACCGTTTGGCGCTTGAAAACACAGAGCAGGACCTTCTTGCTGCGACCGAGTTATGGCAAAAGAAAGAAAAAAAATAA
- a CDS encoding flagellar basal body P-ring protein FlgI, protein MKFNNRMNNISAGLAAALMFVFIVLMYAQPAEAVRLKDISSFSGVRDNDLVGYGLVVGLSGTGDGTNSAFTITSMINMLEKMGVQVDRASIKPKNVAAVMVTAKMPVSAKPGSPLDVTVSSIGDSKSLFGGVLLMTPLKGIDGNVYALAQGALTVGGFSAGGEASTASKNVVTVARIPSGATIERSVPFKFNRQQKITINLGLSDFGTTMQVVKRINNVVGGSYATPVDASTVDLAIPENFRGNMVPLMAALENIEISPDTKAKVVVDEKTGTVVLGRNVRLTKVAIAHGNLQVVVAESTDVSQPGPFAPEGAETVASPETNLQVQEDNNRLMLVEGATLQELVDGLNAIGATPRDLISILRTMKVAGALHADLEVI, encoded by the coding sequence ATGAAATTCAATAACAGAATGAACAACATATCAGCAGGGCTTGCGGCGGCCTTAATGTTTGTGTTTATCGTTCTCATGTATGCGCAGCCCGCGGAAGCGGTCCGCTTGAAGGATATATCTTCTTTCAGCGGCGTGCGTGACAACGATCTGGTCGGATACGGTCTGGTTGTCGGCCTTTCGGGAACGGGGGACGGAACCAACTCCGCATTCACCATCACCTCCATGATCAATATGCTGGAAAAAATGGGTGTTCAGGTTGACCGTGCTTCCATTAAGCCCAAGAACGTTGCCGCAGTCATGGTCACCGCTAAGATGCCTGTTTCCGCCAAGCCGGGATCGCCTCTTGATGTTACAGTCTCCTCCATCGGCGACAGTAAATCTTTGTTCGGCGGTGTTTTACTGATGACCCCGCTCAAAGGTATTGATGGAAATGTCTATGCATTGGCGCAGGGTGCATTAACCGTGGGCGGTTTTTCCGCCGGTGGTGAAGCCTCCACAGCTTCCAAAAACGTGGTCACCGTAGCGCGTATCCCTTCCGGCGCAACTATTGAACGTTCCGTTCCTTTCAAATTTAACCGGCAGCAGAAAATCACAATTAACCTTGGTCTTTCCGATTTCGGAACAACTATGCAGGTTGTGAAACGGATTAATAATGTTGTGGGCGGCTCCTATGCCACTCCGGTTGATGCCTCGACCGTTGATCTGGCTATTCCCGAAAATTTCCGGGGCAACATGGTCCCGTTGATGGCCGCTCTGGAGAATATTGAAATTTCACCGGATACCAAGGCCAAAGTCGTGGTCGATGAAAAGACCGGAACAGTGGTACTCGGGCGTAATGTTCGCCTGACCAAAGTCGCAATTGCACACGGTAACCTGCAAGTGGTCGTTGCGGAAAGTACTGATGTAAGCCAGCCCGGTCCTTTTGCTCCTGAAGGAGCGGAGACTGTGGCAAGTCCTGAAACCAATCTTCAGGTTCAGGAAGACAATAACAGATTGATGCTGGTTGAAGGTGCTACCTTGCAGGAACTGGTTGATGGGCTTAATGCCATCGGCGCTACCCCCCGTGACCTGATATCCATACTGAGGACAATGAAGGTTGCCGGAGCCCTGCATGCCGATCTGGAGGTCATTTAA
- the flgN gene encoding flagellar export chaperone FlgN has product MIKLIKANLDRQSKAVLLLSMLLQEEFSLLMKKDPQGVTSVELVIQELMRQISAERMSLRLFVQKFDPSAQRLGQVLPAIEDGQRKEIEKLLARIDEHEQKCGVQASKNHQMAQALLEQSSSMLDFLHKEITPKEQNVYSARGRYFNPKPQASLINGRL; this is encoded by the coding sequence ATGATTAAACTCATAAAGGCAAATCTTGACAGGCAGTCAAAGGCGGTCTTGTTGCTCTCCATGCTGCTTCAGGAAGAATTTTCCTTGCTTATGAAGAAAGACCCCCAGGGCGTTACCAGTGTTGAATTGGTAATACAGGAGCTTATGCGGCAGATTTCAGCGGAGCGCATGTCGCTGAGATTGTTTGTTCAAAAATTTGACCCTTCCGCCCAGCGGCTGGGGCAGGTTCTCCCCGCCATTGAGGATGGGCAGCGCAAGGAAATTGAGAAATTGCTGGCAAGGATTGACGAGCATGAGCAGAAGTGTGGAGTGCAGGCCAGCAAGAATCATCAGATGGCGCAGGCTCTGCTTGAGCAGTCTTCTTCTATGCTGGATTTCCTGCATAAGGAAATCACACCCAAGGAGCAGAATGTGTATTCCGCTCGCGGACGTTATTTCAATCCCAAGCCTCAGGCTTCATTAATTAACGGGAGACTGTAA
- a CDS encoding DVU0524 family FlgM-associated protein, translating into MAHNPAEMRNMLQTYGKQLTNAKRLARFRRALKRSESPDTVTISRQARRRELVEKVSREIIENLIISGNENPVVSDILEQLELDFGDRFVFEYPLDGSDVQVLKETPDGVIDLPRNEKAQVMNRLWEITLDKVDRTML; encoded by the coding sequence GTGGCTCACAACCCTGCTGAAATGAGAAACATGCTGCAAACTTACGGAAAGCAGCTGACCAATGCCAAGCGACTGGCCCGATTCAGGCGTGCCCTGAAAAGGTCCGAGTCTCCTGACACGGTTACTATCTCACGGCAGGCAAGGCGTCGCGAGCTTGTGGAAAAAGTTTCCCGGGAAATTATCGAAAATCTCATCATCTCGGGTAATGAAAATCCGGTAGTGTCCGATATATTAGAACAGCTGGAGCTTGATTTTGGTGATCGCTTTGTTTTCGAGTATCCTCTCGACGGAAGCGACGTGCAAGTTCTGAAAGAAACCCCGGACGGTGTTATTGACCTGCCGCGCAACGAAAAGGCGCAGGTTATGAACCGCCTCTGGGAAATCACGCTGGACAAGGTAGACCGGACCATGCTCTGA
- the fliW gene encoding flagellar assembly protein FliW encodes MAKERKKIIRTRIGEREITDEGIIYFSRGLIGFDDKRDFALIQLSEDSPFLLLQSLEDPGLGLLVADPYSFMDDYEVRLSEAEKRILRVENVRQMAVLVTVTIPPGRPNETTLNLGGPIVINSEARRGMQVPQVDTKYPTHFRPAND; translated from the coding sequence ATGGCAAAAGAAAGAAAAAAAATAATCAGGACCCGTATCGGGGAAAGAGAAATTACCGATGAAGGTATTATCTATTTTTCTCGTGGTTTGATCGGCTTTGACGATAAAAGGGATTTCGCATTGATCCAGCTCAGCGAAGACTCTCCTTTTCTCCTGCTGCAGAGTCTCGAAGATCCGGGCCTTGGTCTGCTGGTGGCTGATCCATACAGTTTTATGGACGATTACGAAGTCCGCTTAAGTGAAGCTGAGAAAAGAATTTTAAGGGTGGAGAATGTTCGCCAGATGGCTGTGCTGGTCACTGTCACCATTCCTCCGGGAAGGCCGAATGAGACCACTTTAAATCTTGGTGGCCCCATCGTAATCAACTCCGAGGCCAGACGCGGTATGCAGGTGCCTCAAGTAGACACAAAGTATCCGACACACTTCCGCCCGGCTAACGATTGA